Genomic DNA from Coffea arabica cultivar ET-39 chromosome 7e, Coffea Arabica ET-39 HiFi, whole genome shotgun sequence:
gaagaaaggatgtAGCGAATCTTCATTTTATATGTTTTGCTCTTAATGCTTAAGAAGTTGGCTCTTTACAATAGACAATGTTCCTACGAGGAATTTTAAACTTGTAGGGCATGCTCCATTGATAAATTTAGCTATAAGTTCCCTTATCTGTATAAGTTTTGTTTACAAAGCAAGAAATAGATATGTCTTAAAATGTATTAATTGTTGTGGCAGGTGAATCCCTATTATGACTATGAAGATGTGATTGATTCTGATGAAGAACTGGATATGGCATCGATGGTACCAGCTACATGAAGTTATCGACGAAATGCTATATAATTATATACCTTAGAACTACTTGGATATCTGTGCGTGTTTGAGTTAATGGTTCTTGTATTCTCTAATTACagcaattttttgttttctgtgTAAATTTTCTTGGTTCAAGTTTCTGTATTGTCCTTTGCTCCAGGAAGCTTGCAGCCCCTTCCACTGTAGAATTTTGCATCGAGTTTCATATAGTGTAGATAGCAAATAGCTTGGAAAATTTTGTCAGAACTATCTATGATACTTGTATATGATGACATTCAGAGTCTTCTTTTGAATATtctggaggtagaatttctctCATCCCTTTTTATTAATCATCTCTTGGTCTCTTTTCGGGGGATTGATGAATCCGTACTTCTGAGGTCTTCTGCGTTTTAATGTATGCATGAGGAATATCAAGAAACTTGAGAAGTTGCGAGGATGGATGACGTTGGCTTAAAGAATATCTGAAGAAAACAGAACTGAGGCATCATGCTTGCcgtgaattttgccaatttgGCAATTCTCTCTTTTGAGGTTTCAGTATGTCATCAGGAATCGTCATGTCTGTtaaattcatttgcattttgcttttgtttttgttgcggGATTTCTTTCAATGGGCTGTTCCCAAAATTAAGACTGTTGAACCATTGCATTCAAATTACCGTCCAAGGAAGGATGAAATTTCAGTGCCGTAATTCAGATCAAATTCACTTCTCAAGATGTGATAAACAAGTTATCACAATATTTAGAGAAACATCAAGTAGAAACAaagaataacaaataaaagaaaagcttTCTGTAAATCTAACTCGCCAACCCAGATAATTGCTGTTGCTATACACACCAATCCCTGTCCCGGCCGCCGGCCAGAATAAAGAAAAGATTAAAGCAAATTTGTGGTGTACATGACCTTGTGGTTGCTGAAAAGTCAAGGGGCCAGTTTTATATCATTTTAACCAGGGTGCTGCCAAAACTTGCTCTGACATGGTTGCTCCAGGATTTGCTACTACTGACAATTTCGATTTCCTTCAATTTTCGAAGTTAGTAGTACAaaacatatttgcatgtttcgTTGGAGTTCTACTTGATGTTCAATACCATCTGGGTCGCAGGTTCACCGTCGAGTTTTTTTGCGGGTTCAATCAAACAGTAAGGACTTTTCTTCTTCACTCCAGTGTCATGGCACTGAAGAAACACCGTTTATTAGTTGACATGGGGAAATTGTTTTTGCAACTATGTATATTTCAAGACTTGCACTTTGCATTTGCCTGCGTTTGATTTCCATAAGTATATTCTTTCCCAGTTTACTCTTGTATTTATGTTTAGCTAAAAAAAGCTTTTTCGGGGCTCCATGACTGCGAAGGAACCTTCATCTTTGCTTATCATGCTTCAGATACGAGTTATGCTTACTGGTCAATAAAACTGATGATCTGCATCTGAGGTTGATCTGAaaatcctttttattttctttctgtAGTATTTGAAAATGTTTTGTTTGGAAAATACCTTTTacaatttcatgattttaattcaTGGTGCTTTTAGAATTGGTAAAATTTACCTGTTTTCCATTTAAACTTTTAATACTTAAGTCTTGTCATGTCACCAACTTAGTTTCCTGCTGCTGAAGGATTGCAGGAGGTATTTTCAGCAAGTCCTAGAAGAAATTTGAGATGGGGATCGATGAATTGTTAATGGTCGCATTGATGCCAGTTCTGAAAACACTATTGATTGCTGTGGTGGGCTTATTCCTTGCTGTGGATCATATTAGCATCTTGTCCGCAACTGCACGTCACCATTTGAATAATGTAAGCTGGATGATCTCTTGTTAAAGTTGAGTTATCTTTGATTTTCTTGAGGTGTCTGAGACGAAATTATTCCAATCATATATCAATCAGGAATTCTGAACAGATAAAGTGAGAACTAGGAAGGAAGAATTGCAATTGGCAGGGAATAAATAGAGAGCAAAGCAATTAAAATGGCTTTGGTTGGACAGTTGAATGAAATGACTTGTATAAATGCCAAGATAGTAGGATATAAAAACTTGCTATATTCGATATCTTTGTACTGCTGAGCAATCACGGGGAGAAGAGCTTCATTGGATATTTTCAGTCGTCAAGGTATACAGAGTAGCACCAGTTTTAAGGCTAATCCCTTGACTACTTCAAACAATAACTAAAATCTGCAATCCAATAAGCACTAATAAGAACATTtagaaaaaaaccaaaaaaaaaaaagtaattaaacatTTCCAAAACCAAGCATAAAGGACTAATGAATTCCTGTATTTTGAGATTGAGCAGCTTGTGTACTACGTCTTCTTCCCATCACTTTTGGCCAGCAGCTTGGTTGATTCCATTTCAGCGGCCAACATAATTTCTTTGTAGGTTACCTGTTCATCCTTGACTAGTTTCCCTTGAATTCCATCTCTTCCTACATTCTACTGTTTCTTTCTTTAAGCTTTATGACTCATTCGCAGGTGGTTCACACCAGTGAGTATTCTCCTCACTTTTATTATTGGTTCAGCCCTTGGATGGATACTTGTCAGAATCACCAAAACTCCTCAACAGTTGCATGGCCTTGTCATTGGATCTTGTGCTGCGGGTACATGAACTATTTGATGAAACTTAAAATGGCTACTATCCTTGATTGAGTTGTTTTTCATCTCATCAAGCCTTAGAGATAAAGATTTAATTCACCCTGGACTCTCGTAACTCTTAGAGACATTTTGTAGGTAGACTCTAAACTGaaattctatatatatatttcagcCAGACAGCAAAACATGGAAGAGGTTTGATAGTTAATGATTCCATGCTCGTATCACTTAAAAGTCTCTAAAAGCAGAATTATGCAGTCACACAGCAGTTGCTACTGCTATATCTGGATAATGATCACTGTGAAATAATAGGAGGAAAACTTCATGACAAGATCAACTTGGATCCTGAAATTTAAAGGGATAAAGAAGAAGAGGTACAAAAATCTAAAGTCTTCACGATTGATTTAGATGATCTTGGTTCAACTGGTTTTATACAATCAAATATGAGAGACTTAACGAAAATGTACAATTTTCACTGCAAGGCACTTCTTTCTTTCTGGACTTTTGTCATATCTGGCAATGCTGATAGGCGTGTTTGTATGATAGCTGTCAGAAGATATCCAATGTAATGACGACTTTTGGAAACAATGTTATGACACCCTGAATTTCAAGCAGAGTTCCTTGACAGATTAATCTATGCAGGAAACATGGGGAATTTACCAGTTATTATCATCCCAGCAATCTGCGCAGAGAAGAATAACCCATTTGGAGATTCATTTTCCTGCTCTAGGAATGGAATGGCCTATGTATCACTCTCTATGTCGGTAATATGGAACTTTCATACCCAACTTCTAAATTACCTATAAGTTTGTGCCACACATTTAGATTCTTGAACTTCATGTATTGTTTCACTTGTGCTATTAATGTttgttattatttaaaaaagacATCATATCTGAGCGGGTCATATGCCTagaaggctttttttttttggcagtgACCAGGAAAACCTTTCAGACAACTCAATGTTGCTTAAGGGGGAACTGTGCTTAAGTTGAAAAGTTTTCAGAATATATGTGGCTTCAGTTTTATCGGCATCCAGTTTTCATACTTTTTTGTTCTTTCAGATAGGGGCTGTTTTTGTTTGGTCTTATGTATACAACATTATACGTATATGTGGAACAGAGAGTGATGGTAACGTCcaaataagttccacaattaGCAAAAACCAGTCTGCTGAAATAAATTCCTCAGACAGCTCCAGAGAAGAGTTGCTGTTAAAAGGTTGCCCTAGCTCCCAGGATTATCACGTTCAACCTACTTTTGTTCTCAAAAGATCTGAGGACGGAGTTAAGGtaattccttttccccctttctgCCTACTTCGAAACATGAGCAGTTTGATCATTTCCTTTTCAAGTTCCTTAGTTTGTCCATGAAGCAGAATAAGTGATTAAGAAAACCATCACAATGTCACTTGGCGTATAACTTGGCTCTGATCAGAGAGCTGTTCTTTTTCACAACTCCTTGCTCAAATAAATCTGGCAACCAAACAAATATCTTCAGTGATTAATCGCTATGCTACATTTTAAAAGTCTGGACAAATACTACCATATTGTTGTGTCTGCATAGATATAAAACTATGTAATTTATGCCGATGGTGGAGAATGGCTCATACATTATTTTCCTAATACCTGTTAATGGCACTTGCTAATCTACTTAATCAGCTAACATTGTAGTATTGCAGAAATAAAAATTGTTTGACCAACAATATCAGAGTTATATCCTAGCAGTAGAGCACAGTTTTCAACCTTGTGATAAAATTGTTTCTGTTCTTTCTATGTTTCCGTTGAGCTGTTAAGCTTTAATAGCAAAGATTTACTGGATAACTGCAAGGTCATTTTGGTTCTTAtctttatcaaatttttttagCAAACGTACCACTTTCCAAAAAcaccagaaaaagaaaaacaaaaaaaggaatcaAATTTCTTGCGGCCCAAAAGTCAGAGGAACAGTTTCATTGATTAGTCTTCATTTGATGTTGCATCATTACATTATTCATGTGGCATCAGTTGGGTTTCTTAAGCTGCCGATAACCAGATACGAAAAACCTTTCAAAACTATTTGCAGGTGCCATTCAAGCAGCATTTGAAAAGTTTGCTTGGAAAAATTGACCTAAGGATGTTGCTGACACCTCCTACTGTTGCAACGGTATGCTTCTGATGCTTGTTTTCTCATTTTAATCACTAGGTTTCTAGTGCTCACAAAATAACAGAGCCTTCTTTTTATCCTGGGAACTCAATATGATGGTAGATAATTTGACTATATACATGATATTCATGCATTTTAGCTAAGAACTGAGGTTCCTTTATGGCAACTCAAAGGACAAACATGAGGATGGGACTATAGCATTATCACATTTCAGATCATGAGCAGTTTTCTAAGCATTTTGCAACTAATTCGTTGAGTTTTCGAAGGAAAACTAACTGCCTGCTCCTGATTAGAAGAATAGAAATCACAATGGAATGTATATTGGATCCTTTTTTGGGTGTCACTATAATTCAATGAGTACATTATTGTTTTAATATTTGTCCTCGTCCATCCGAATTCAACTTCGTTTGAAAGTAAAGCGAAATAAACAGATGGAGGAAAGTTTTAATGTAACTTTTGATTTGATGGAACCTTGTGACCTCTCAAATACTGGCGTCTGCTTAGTACTTTTCATAGTTGTCCTTTCCTTGGATAGTTATGCATCTCATGAATAATTTGCTTGTCCTCTATGTCACAGGTTGTTGGGCTTTTGATTGGAGTCTCTCCATTGCGGGAAGTAATTGTTGGTGGTACTGCTCCTCTGCGTGTGGTTGAGAGTTCTGTTCTTTTGCTGGGGTAGCATTTCTGCTCTGACCTTAATTCCATTCTCATTGTATTAGTGTAGTCAACTAGTACTAAATAATCTTCGTGACAAAGCTATTTGTTCTTTGTTTGCTCAACGAATCTTAAGCTTGAAATTGTGAAACATTTAATATCGCTTGCCCTTGCCAAGCTGCACTATTTAGGAGCTACATATAATGAGAACAACATATTTCAATCTGATAACACAGTACTGTAAAATTTTAAGATCATGATGATGTCAATTAAGCTGTTGTGTATCCAATATGTACAGTACCATTAGCATCCCAAAGAAATTGAATGACAGATCGTAGCAAAATCCATCTTGTTGCCTGCTCTGTAACCTGTTAAATGCAGCATATTGGAGTCTTGTTGGTTATTGTAGAGAGACCTATATTCTGGCATTAGTCTTGTCTTAATCAGCATGGAAATTTCCCTTCTGTTTTGCTGTTGAACTGAAACTTATTGCTCAATGGACTAGGATCTGGAGAGCTTGCATCGTTAAGGCACTTGTTTTTAGGAAGATGTTGAGCTTCGTCAAATTTTGTGTCATCACCTTATGAGCGTATTTTGCCTGCCACTTATGCAGTAATTTCTAATTGGTCGAAAAGATGATAGTCTGATTTTTGGCAGGGAAGCGGCAATTCCATCGATGACGTTGATAATGGGTGCAAATCTTCTTAGAGGTGGTGTTTATACTCATTACTAATTGGTTGTCTACTTGATGGTCGCCCACTAATTAGTTTGCTTTCTCTGTATTGGCACTTGGTACATTTGTCCAGGTTTGAAAAGGTCAGGAGTAAACCTATGGATGATTCTTGGCATCATTTTAATCCGGTTCGCTGCCTTGCCTGTTTTAGGCGTTGTTATCATCAAAGCTGCAAGGGATTTTGGCATGGTGGGATCAGATCCTTTATATCATTTTGTTCTTCTGCTTCAGTATTCTGTTCCACCTGCAATGGCCATTGGTATGGTTTATCGCTTACTTTTCAACTTTCTCCCTCTTAAGTTGCTTGATCTCTTCCACTTCATGTCAGCTTGTGGATTTAATTGTTAAACCCAATGAGTGGCCTTAAATCAATCTAACAAAGCCTGATTGAAGTGGCTTGGAATAATTCCATCATGCTTAAATTGCATCTGCTTTGTCTGCTCTGTGGAGCCTGATTTCATCTTTTCTGATACATTAGTTCCTTCTTGATTAGCATGTGCTAGCATTTTGAAAGCTACTTTTTTGGAGTTTTAACATGCGGTCCCGAACTATGAAAAAATGTTCACAGAAGTAGTCACTGTGCACCATGGTGTGGTCCATGATTCTTTTCCCAATCTCCTAGtgtaaatactaccattgaaaaAAGACCCCCCTGTGCCCGTAGAATATCGAACAGTCTACGCATATTTTTCCAGCTCTGGACCAGTGACATTACTGCTTGGCCTTTCCAACAAAATATCTAGTCTTGCCTCATAATCATGGGCCACCTCGTGCAATCATTGTTACcatattccttttttttcttgattacttgttattgccAGACCTAATTCACTTATCAGTTCTAAACTTTCAAATAATCATACAAGGCAATTTCAGCAGCTAACTTGTGCAACACTAACTTAGTCCATAATTAGAGAATCCCTTTAGGAAATCCCTTCAGGATTGTTAGGGTCGTAAAGGGTATAACTCCAACATGTTCAAAAATCCATAAAAGAGTCTCTAcgaataaatataaatataatagatTTCATTAAATCTGCACTAATGATAAAAAAGAGTACATCAAACATACACAAAAATACTTATGGCAGAAATTTTCTGTCTGTTTCGTTCACATGTTGCAGGTACAATAACGCAGTTGTTCGAAGTTGGTGAGACTGAATGTTCCGTCCTCATGTTTTGGAATTATGCTGTGGCTGCAATTGCGATGACCCTCTGGGCAACTTATTACATGTGGCTGTTGCTGTGATGTTAAAGCTCCTGTTTAGTTGGAACGTAATAATGGTTTGTTGTGATGTCAAAGCTCCTGTTTAGTTGGAACGTAGTAATGGCAATCCTGGCCGCTGATGAAGACTACCATTTCAACCCCTGAAAGCTGTCAACAATCGACATATTCCTCTTCACTTTGTGATAGTAATCTAATAGTATAGTTTAACTCGTCGAAATGCCCCAAAATCCTCAGTAAAAAGAGGTTATTTCGTTTGTTCTGCACGGTGATCCTTTCTTTCTGGATGTGGAAAGTACTCTAGCCGGTCGACTTTGAAAAAGCCTAAATGTCCATTTAATCGATATCTAGTCGACTcaatcacacacacacacacatacatatagttcttgttcttttaatcgATTATTACATCTggcaattaaaagaaacacaCAAAAGATCTTTGGTGTTAAGAAGTAGAAAAGGATAAAGAAAAAGGAACCAACTTAACTGTTAGAAATATTAGATAGATGGTAATGAGATTTTTGGTTCTGACTCTCAAGGCTTTCCCTTAGGGTTTGGATTGTCCCAttgaaccaagaaaaaaaaagggaaaataagaaaaaaaaaagatggtgtACAGCCTGCACTAGGCTTATTTGGTTAGTAATGTGTCTTCGAAAGGGATTAGGTGGGAAATGATGCTTGATGTTAAGCCTGGATTAGATAGGGTGATCTTGTGGAGTATTGGTTCAAAGATTTGTTCAAATTAATGACGAATACAATGACAACGTAGAACTCTGttaagatggtaaaaaaagTGGTAAAGATAATCAGGTTTAGCCGGTCTCAATCCTTTTAAGTTTCATCCAAAATGCAAAAGGCTCGTCGTATAGATACAATCAGATGGCCTTAGACTTAAAACAATCCTGGAATCATACAATTAGACTAATTTCATCTCCAATTGAAGTTTTGAAAAACAGTACAtgctttgttaattttttttttcttttgaaggaCATTATCACACCACATGCAGTTCTTTTCTTGTtataaacaacaacaacaacaacaacaatagaATTCAAGGGTTGGTAGATGTCACATTGTGATAAATTGCAACTTAATTTACTTGCCCACTGACTCATTCGTCTTCAATCTCCATCAACAAGGATAAACAGGCTGTGGCTGTGATGAATTAGAACCTAGAAATGGCCTCTGCCCCTCATTTTAAGGCATGCAAAGCTATAGAGAAAGACATGGGTCGACCACCAATAATGGAGTTGAATCCTTGGTGCATCCGCTATGCTCCATACTCCACTTCTTAAGTTTTTTGTATGGCGAAAGGTACTACTGGCAAGGTTTCATATGATGACCTCGGGTCCTCCATGTTATTCATTATTGCCCTCGTGATCAATAAAGCATGGATCATGAACTCTGGAAGGAAAAGCAAATGGgaaaagagaattttttttctttgacatGCAATCTGCTCATTGCTTTAGGTCATGATCAAttctgctcttttttttttgggtctgaTTTTATTTGGAACAGCAAAGAATGAAAATGATTTTCTGAGAACTTAACTG
This window encodes:
- the LOC113702444 gene encoding protein PIN-LIKES 3-like; the protein is MGIDELLMVALMPVLKTLLIAVVGLFLAVDHISILSATARHHLNNLVYYVFFPSLLASSLVDSISAANIISLWFTPVSILLTFIIGSALGWILVRITKTPQQLHGLVIGSCAAGNMGNLPVIIIPAICAEKNNPFGDSFSCSRNGMAYVSLSMSIGAVFVWSYVYNIIRICGTESDGNVQISSTISKNQSAEINSSDSSREELLLKGCPSSQDYHVQPTFVLKRSEDGVKVPFKQHLKSLLGKIDLRMLLTPPTVATVVGLLIGVSPLREVIVGGTAPLRVVESSVLLLGEAAIPSMTLIMGANLLRGLKRSGVNLWMILGIILIRFAALPVLGVVIIKAARDFGMVGSDPLYHFVLLLQYSVPPAMAIGTITQLFEVGETECSVLMFWNYAVAAIAMTLWATYYMWLLL